A part of Thermocrinis albus DSM 14484 genomic DNA contains:
- a CDS encoding tetratricopeptide repeat protein has product MRKIAFLYLAFILFLTSLAHALNPIDECANYLNAKDYVRAIQAGQEAVKLYPRSVDAYFCLGIAYYKTGQLNLALENFKKAEAYAVRDDDLMYIYNWLGSVYDSKGDLDNALLYHSRSLDLAKKLGNRKLEATQLNNIALIFDKKGELDKALSYYEESLRLQTNELDKAPTYNNIAVIYDKKGDYTKAIEYFKKAIDISTRYGDYHGSGIAMLNLGNTYRKLKDFDNAYFYLDEGLKRVKKVGDKYWEGVGYKNFGWYFMDKGDKKLAKDYLNKAYEIFKSIGAEAYASQVLSDIASLERRRTAVYGGVEIGAKGVKAIALEITLREDELYDINELFRENINTTIIAGVKEKGEFTSEGIEETAQAVKTLINKMREKGVPGNNIFLVASSAITAVKNKEELSKRIEALTGYRLLFLTAQDEVLYNIAGALPPKYYYNSIVVDVGSGNTKIGYLEKVADSIIVKSFEIPYGSVSLTEEAIKRGSFKKSLTEILHREIIPLLNREKSKNPAYVNRKNVFLIGGAVWALSTLQKPEQIKESYVKLTATDIEKFLNTINKNPEKALNPDISKLKPELKDRAQKQIEKVKDVFTQENLISGISLLNTISKEFNFGQRQLIFPRYGNWLIGYVMLNGYWIEKEK; this is encoded by the coding sequence ATGAGAAAAATAGCGTTTCTCTATCTGGCTTTCATTTTATTTCTCACCTCTTTAGCTCATGCCCTCAATCCAATTGATGAATGCGCTAACTATCTGAATGCAAAGGATTATGTAAGGGCAATTCAGGCAGGTCAAGAGGCAGTAAAACTTTATCCAAGAAGTGTGGATGCTTATTTTTGTCTGGGTATAGCCTATTACAAGACCGGTCAGCTCAATCTTGCCCTTGAAAATTTTAAGAAAGCCGAAGCCTATGCAGTAAGAGATGATGATTTGATGTATATCTATAACTGGCTTGGATCAGTTTATGACAGCAAAGGAGATTTAGATAATGCCCTGTTATATCACAGTAGAAGCCTTGATCTAGCTAAAAAACTGGGAAATAGAAAATTAGAGGCTACCCAGCTTAACAACATTGCATTAATTTTTGATAAAAAAGGTGAACTTGACAAAGCTTTATCATACTATGAGGAATCACTAAGGCTACAAACTAATGAATTGGACAAGGCTCCTACCTATAACAACATTGCTGTGATTTATGACAAAAAAGGAGATTACACAAAGGCAATAGAATACTTTAAAAAAGCTATTGATATCTCTACAAGATACGGAGACTATCATGGAAGTGGTATAGCAATGCTCAATCTCGGAAATACATATCGCAAGTTAAAGGATTTTGATAATGCCTATTTTTATCTTGATGAAGGACTAAAAAGAGTTAAAAAAGTTGGAGATAAATACTGGGAAGGAGTTGGATACAAGAATTTTGGCTGGTATTTCATGGATAAAGGAGATAAAAAGCTTGCAAAAGACTACCTGAATAAGGCATACGAGATTTTCAAATCCATTGGTGCTGAAGCCTATGCATCTCAGGTTTTATCTGATATTGCCTCACTTGAACGGAGGAGAACAGCTGTTTATGGTGGGGTTGAGATAGGTGCAAAGGGAGTTAAGGCAATTGCCCTTGAGATTACTCTGAGAGAGGATGAACTTTACGACATAAACGAGCTATTTCGGGAAAACATCAATACCACGATTATTGCAGGAGTTAAGGAAAAAGGAGAGTTTACCTCTGAAGGAATAGAGGAGACTGCTCAGGCTGTAAAAACTCTCATTAACAAAATGAGAGAGAAAGGAGTGCCAGGTAACAATATATTTCTTGTTGCCAGCAGCGCCATCACGGCTGTGAAAAATAAAGAGGAACTTTCAAAACGAATTGAAGCACTCACAGGATACAGGCTTTTGTTCCTTACTGCTCAGGATGAAGTCCTTTACAACATAGCTGGTGCTCTGCCTCCAAAATACTATTACAACTCAATCGTCGTTGATGTGGGAAGTGGAAACACAAAGATTGGATATCTTGAAAAAGTTGCTGACTCTATAATCGTAAAAAGCTTTGAAATTCCTTACGGCAGTGTAAGTCTCACCGAAGAAGCAATAAAAAGAGGAAGCTTTAAAAAATCACTGACAGAAATTTTACACAGGGAAATAATTCCCTTACTTAACAGAGAAAAGAGCAAAAATCCAGCTTATGTTAACAGGAAAAATGTATTTCTCATAGGTGGTGCTGTATGGGCATTATCCACACTGCAGAAGCCCGAACAGATTAAAGAAAGCTATGTCAAACTTACAGCAACTGATATTGAAAAATTCTTAAACACGATAAACAAAAACCCTGAAAAGGCTTTGAATCCCGATATCTCAAAACTGAAACCTGAGCTGAAAGACAGAGCACAAAAGCAAATTGAAAAAGTAAAAGATGTATTTACTCAGGAAAATCTCATATCGGGAATATCACTGTTGAATACCATCTCAAAAGAGTTCAATTTCGGACAGAGA
- a CDS encoding glycosyltransferase family 4 protein yields the protein MRIMDITPYVHSRSGGIKTYLRQKSFFMERVGFEHILVIPAKTGDLKLSPSTKVIKLSSFPLMAGYRFFLNPKEILRVVGRERPHLVEMGGTYLILHVLKGIPEVPTVVFYHSDAVGELYHTKLPSSMKKILLSKMVEAVNKYAHTVLVPSRQHMDSLVDLGVRRELLRYLPLGVDTNVFYPNPQYRKDVCRVIYVGRLSHEKGVDIVLKAFSLLPPEDYTLTMVGAGPLEDLVRKEASRRPNVRYLGYVEDPESLADIYRQHHVLVTGSRYETFGYSLVEAQGCGLVVAGFNIGVETQLIKDTLAEDYSPEALAISIQKACAIASYETALHLHTLVKENFSWENTFKNLTKLYEEVCHGVHR from the coding sequence ATGAGGATAATGGACATAACACCCTACGTACACAGCAGGAGTGGTGGTATAAAGACCTATCTGAGGCAGAAGTCCTTCTTTATGGAAAGGGTTGGTTTTGAACATATTCTCGTTATACCAGCCAAAACAGGGGACTTAAAACTCAGTCCTTCCACCAAGGTGATAAAGCTGTCCTCCTTTCCTTTGATGGCAGGATACAGGTTCTTCCTGAATCCTAAGGAGATACTCCGGGTGGTTGGGCGAGAAAGACCGCACCTGGTGGAGATGGGGGGCACCTACCTTATACTCCATGTTCTCAAAGGCATACCTGAGGTGCCAACGGTAGTTTTCTATCACTCTGACGCGGTAGGTGAACTCTACCACACAAAGTTACCTAGCTCTATGAAAAAGATACTACTCAGCAAGATGGTGGAAGCTGTCAACAAGTACGCTCATACGGTGTTGGTCCCTTCTCGGCAACATATGGACTCCTTAGTGGATCTGGGAGTAAGGAGAGAGCTACTGAGGTACCTGCCCTTGGGTGTGGACACCAATGTGTTTTACCCCAATCCCCAGTATAGAAAGGATGTGTGCAGAGTCATATATGTGGGAAGGCTTTCCCACGAGAAGGGTGTGGATATAGTTTTGAAAGCCTTTTCCTTGCTTCCTCCCGAAGATTACACTCTTACGATGGTTGGTGCAGGACCTCTGGAAGATCTGGTGAGGAAAGAAGCCTCCAGAAGGCCCAACGTACGCTACTTAGGTTATGTGGAAGATCCAGAAAGTTTGGCGGATATATACCGTCAACACCATGTACTGGTTACCGGTAGCAGATACGAAACCTTCGGTTATAGCTTGGTGGAGGCCCAAGGATGCGGTCTTGTGGTAGCAGGTTTTAACATAGGTGTGGAAACACAGCTGATAAAAGATACCTTGGCGGAAGATTACTCTCCCGAAGCTCTGGCTATAAGTATACAGAAGGCTTGTGCTATCGCCTCTTACGAAACAGCTCTTCATCTTCATACCCTTGTGAAGGAAAACTTCAGTTGGGAAAACACCTTTAAAAATCTCACCAAGTTATACGAGGAGGTGTGCCATGGAGTACATAGGTGA